A genome region from uncultured Desulfovibrio sp. includes the following:
- the infB gene encoding translation initiation factor IF-2, whose translation MPDSKLKVRDLASELSVQPKDVLAVLRELELPGKTATAAVAPEDAARVREVFAARQDGGRKEPQPGDVIVRRRRVKEPAAAEKAPEAAPAPEAPVAEQTAPREEAPRKDTEPAAPAAAAQAPAPAEEAAPAPQPEARPVEKPAARPAKAAPTMRNARIVTPARVISRPGDAVAETHAAPAAAASAPRPVEKPAEKARVAEAAPVTPAPAAEAGTAEKARPARHARPDASAMPEGSSAPTLPPRAPEQREREAEAAPVQEEATPQRARVIAPAPAPQVRIISRPAPGSAPAHAAGHHDRNERGARHDNRAAEGREGRDSRPPRSGGRPGGDSRGPRTGGYAAPAQPTPADSRDGQSKKKRNKGRRTVDFQQGDFGRNDDDDVPRMNRGKSRRKPGKALPAAQQATQPLKAVKRKIRVDEAIRVADMAHQMGLKVNEIIKVLFGLGVMATINQSLDIDTATLVAAEFGYEVEKTGFSEEDYLLPSEPDRPEDLKPRPPVVTIMGHVDHGKTSLLDAIRKSNITSGEAGGITQHIGAYHVKTKRGEIVFLDTPGHEAFTAMRARGAQVTDLVILVVAADDGVMEQTREAINHARAAGVPIMVAVNKMDKPGADPDRVLRELSELGLQPEEWGGDTIVARVSAKTRQGLDELLELVALQAEILELKANPNKPAHGRIVEAKLDKGRGPVATVLIQEGTLRQGDNFVCGQFSGRVRALVNDQGKKVKEAGPSIPVEVQGFDGVPEAGEEFFSVADEKLARRIADARAIKQREKDLASESRVTLETFLSRRASDQEALTLNLVLKADVQGTLEAITEALTKQSTDKVRISVVHGGTGAITESDILLASASQAIIIGFNVRPTAKIKDVAERENVDIRFYDIIYKLVDDIKSAMAGLLAPVQREVYLGQAEVRNTFSVPKVGIIAGSYVADGKIARNAGVRLLRDGVVVYTGKVSSLRRFKDDVREVVKGNECGVGLENFNDIKIGDVIEAFETVEEAATL comes from the coding sequence ATGCCTGATAGCAAGTTGAAAGTAAGAGATCTGGCCAGCGAACTGTCTGTACAGCCCAAGGATGTGCTGGCTGTGCTGCGTGAGCTGGAGTTGCCCGGCAAGACGGCCACGGCCGCCGTGGCTCCCGAGGACGCCGCGCGCGTGCGCGAGGTTTTTGCCGCCAGGCAGGACGGGGGCCGCAAGGAACCGCAGCCCGGTGATGTCATTGTGCGCCGCCGTCGGGTAAAGGAACCCGCTGCGGCCGAAAAGGCCCCGGAAGCGGCGCCTGCCCCGGAAGCCCCCGTGGCGGAGCAGACCGCTCCCCGCGAGGAAGCCCCCCGGAAGGACACGGAACCGGCGGCGCCCGCTGCCGCAGCGCAGGCGCCGGCACCCGCTGAGGAAGCCGCCCCGGCGCCCCAGCCCGAGGCCAGGCCGGTGGAAAAGCCCGCCGCCCGGCCGGCAAAGGCCGCGCCCACCATGCGCAATGCGCGCATTGTGACGCCGGCGCGCGTCATCAGCCGTCCCGGAGATGCCGTGGCGGAAACGCACGCCGCGCCCGCTGCCGCTGCTTCCGCCCCCAGGCCGGTGGAAAAGCCTGCGGAAAAGGCCAGGGTGGCAGAGGCTGCTCCCGTGACGCCGGCGCCGGCCGCCGAGGCCGGAACCGCCGAAAAGGCGCGGCCTGCCCGCCACGCCCGCCCCGATGCGTCCGCCATGCCGGAAGGTTCTTCCGCGCCCACGCTGCCCCCGCGCGCGCCGGAACAACGCGAACGGGAAGCCGAGGCGGCGCCTGTTCAGGAAGAGGCCACGCCGCAGCGTGCCCGCGTCATTGCGCCGGCTCCCGCGCCGCAGGTACGTATCATCAGCCGGCCTGCGCCCGGCAGCGCCCCTGCCCATGCCGCCGGCCATCATGACCGTAACGAACGCGGCGCCCGCCATGACAATCGTGCCGCAGAGGGCAGGGAAGGGCGCGACAGTCGTCCGCCCCGTTCCGGCGGTCGCCCCGGTGGCGACAGCCGCGGGCCGCGCACCGGCGGCTATGCGGCGCCTGCCCAGCCGACCCCGGCCGACAGTCGCGACGGCCAGAGCAAGAAAAAGCGCAACAAGGGCCGCCGCACGGTGGACTTCCAGCAGGGGGATTTTGGCCGCAACGACGATGATGATGTGCCGCGCATGAACCGCGGCAAGAGCCGCCGCAAGCCCGGCAAGGCTCTTCCCGCCGCCCAGCAGGCCACCCAGCCGCTCAAGGCCGTCAAGCGCAAGATTCGCGTGGACGAGGCCATCCGCGTGGCGGACATGGCGCATCAGATGGGCCTCAAGGTCAATGAGATCATCAAGGTGCTCTTTGGTCTGGGGGTCATGGCCACCATCAACCAGTCGCTGGATATTGACACGGCTACCCTGGTGGCGGCCGAATTCGGCTATGAAGTGGAAAAGACCGGCTTCTCCGAAGAGGACTACCTGCTGCCCTCCGAGCCTGACCGGCCCGAAGACCTGAAGCCCCGTCCGCCGGTGGTCACCATCATGGGCCACGTGGACCATGGCAAGACCTCCCTGCTGGACGCCATCCGCAAGTCCAATATCACCAGCGGCGAAGCGGGCGGCATCACCCAGCATATCGGTGCCTATCACGTCAAGACCAAGCGCGGCGAAATCGTCTTTCTTGACACGCCCGGGCACGAGGCCTTCACGGCCATGCGCGCCCGTGGCGCCCAGGTGACGGACCTGGTCATTCTTGTGGTGGCGGCCGATGACGGCGTCATGGAACAGACCCGCGAGGCCATCAACCACGCCAGGGCGGCCGGTGTGCCCATCATGGTGGCGGTCAACAAGATGGACAAGCCCGGTGCCGACCCGGACCGCGTGCTGCGCGAACTGTCCGAACTGGGTCTGCAACCCGAAGAGTGGGGCGGCGATACCATTGTGGCACGCGTGTCCGCCAAGACCCGTCAGGGCCTGGACGAACTGCTGGAACTGGTGGCCCTTCAGGCAGAAATCCTGGAACTCAAGGCCAATCCCAACAAGCCTGCCCACGGCCGCATTGTGGAAGCCAAGCTGGACAAGGGCCGTGGCCCCGTGGCCACGGTGCTCATCCAGGAAGGGACGCTGCGTCAGGGCGACAACTTTGTGTGCGGCCAGTTCTCCGGCCGCGTGCGGGCGCTGGTCAACGACCAGGGCAAGAAGGTCAAGGAAGCCGGCCCCTCCATTCCCGTGGAAGTGCAGGGCTTTGATGGCGTGCCCGAAGCCGGGGAGGAATTCTTCTCCGTGGCGGATGAAAAGCTGGCCCGCCGCATCGCCGATGCCCGTGCCATCAAGCAGCGGGAAAAGGACCTGGCCAGCGAATCGCGCGTGACTCTGGAAACCTTCCTCTCGCGCCGTGCCTCGGATCAGGAGGCCCTGACCCTCAACCTGGTGCTCAAGGCCGACGTGCAGGGCACGCTGGAAGCCATCACCGAAGCGCTCACCAAGCAGAGCACCGACAAGGTGCGCATCAGCGTGGTGCATGGCGGTACCGGGGCCATTACGGAATCGGACATCCTGCTGGCCAGTGCCTCGCAGGCCATCATCATCGGCTTCAACGTGCGGCCCACGGCCAAGATCAAGGATGTGGCCGAACGCGAGAACGTGGATATCCGCTTCTATGACATCATCTACAAGCTGGTGGATGACATCAAGAGCGCCATGGCCGGTCTGCTGGCTCCCGTGCAGCGCGAGGTCTACCTGGGCCAGGCCGAGGTGCGCAATACCTTCAGCGTGCCCAAGGTGGGCATCATTGCCGGCTCCTACGTGGCCGATGGCAAGATTGCCCGCAATGCCGGCGTGCGCCTGCTGCGTGACGGCGTGGTGGTCTATACCGGCAAGGTCAGTTCCCTTCGCCGCTTCAAGGACGACGTGCGCGAGGTGGTCAAGGGCAACGAATGCGGCGTGGGTCTTGAAAACTTCAATGACATCAAGATCGGCGACGTTATCGAGGCCTTCGAAACCGTGGAAGAAGCCGCAACCCTGTAA
- a CDS encoding YlxR family protein, giving the protein MTTSSAGPADAAAPHVPVRMCVICRERFAKAALTRYVKDEHGNLSIDASMTSPGRGWYVCDKPECARRFASYRPAARRKGGKNA; this is encoded by the coding sequence ATGACGACAAGTAGTGCCGGTCCCGCAGATGCTGCCGCGCCCCATGTGCCGGTGCGCATGTGCGTCATCTGCCGGGAACGCTTCGCCAAGGCAGCGCTCACGCGCTATGTGAAGGATGAGCACGGAAATTTGAGTATCGATGCGTCCATGACCAGCCCGGGCAGGGGATGGTATGTGTGCGACAAGCCGGAATGCGCAAGACGCTTTGCCAGCTACCGGCCTGCCGCCCGGCGCAAGGGGGGGAAGAATGCCTGA
- the nusA gene encoding transcription termination factor NusA — protein MNLELKKAIEQISKDKGLDREMLIETLVEAVRTSVLRRFSEDMDVEVSYNDDTGDIEVYQFKIVVKDGELEDPDTQIELSDARTHDPSVQVDDEMGFRVKVEDLGRIAAQSAKQVIIQRMRDAEQEIIYDEYKDRVGEIISGIVQRRDKGGWVVNLGRTEAILPREEQIPREHYKRNDRVQALIIEVRKEGRGPQIVISRAHRDYMAALFRREVPEVDDGVVQIMGVARDPGSRAKVAVLSRERDVDPVGACVGVRGSRIQNIVQELRGERIDIVVWSADIATYARNALAPALVSRIVVDEEENLLEVIVPDDQLTNAIGRKGQNVKLAARLLGWKVDIFTESRYNEANAIGHGLQQVASVAEVSIEALLEAGYSSLEKLREATDEELADKLTISAGRIADLRSAINFLAPVVEKDPESSAVELLKVDDAGASAETSHDDK, from the coding sequence ATGAATCTTGAACTCAAGAAGGCCATCGAGCAGATCAGCAAGGACAAGGGCCTTGACCGCGAGATGCTCATCGAAACGCTGGTGGAAGCCGTGCGCACCTCCGTCCTGCGCCGCTTCAGCGAAGACATGGACGTGGAAGTGTCCTATAACGACGATACCGGCGACATCGAAGTCTACCAGTTCAAGATTGTGGTCAAGGATGGCGAGCTGGAAGACCCGGATACGCAGATCGAGCTGTCCGATGCCCGCACCCATGATCCCTCCGTGCAGGTGGATGATGAAATGGGCTTTCGCGTCAAGGTGGAAGACCTGGGGCGCATTGCGGCCCAGTCCGCCAAGCAGGTCATCATCCAGCGCATGCGCGATGCCGAGCAGGAAATCATCTATGACGAGTACAAGGACCGGGTGGGCGAAATCATTTCCGGCATTGTGCAGCGTCGCGACAAGGGCGGCTGGGTGGTCAACCTGGGCCGCACCGAAGCCATCCTGCCGCGCGAGGAGCAGATTCCCCGCGAGCACTACAAGCGCAATGACCGCGTGCAGGCCCTGATCATCGAGGTGCGCAAGGAGGGCCGCGGCCCGCAGATCGTCATTTCCCGTGCGCATCGCGACTACATGGCCGCGCTCTTCCGCCGCGAAGTGCCGGAGGTGGACGACGGCGTGGTGCAGATCATGGGCGTGGCCCGCGATCCCGGCTCCCGCGCCAAGGTGGCCGTGCTTTCCCGCGAGCGGGATGTGGACCCTGTGGGCGCCTGCGTGGGCGTGCGCGGTTCGCGCATCCAGAACATCGTGCAGGAACTGCGCGGCGAGCGCATCGACATTGTGGTCTGGAGCGCGGATATCGCCACCTATGCCCGCAATGCCCTGGCCCCGGCCCTGGTGTCCCGCATTGTGGTGGATGAGGAAGAAAACCTGCTGGAAGTCATTGTGCCCGATGACCAGCTGACCAACGCCATCGGCCGCAAGGGCCAGAACGTCAAGCTGGCGGCCCGTCTGCTGGGCTGGAAGGTCGATATCTTCACCGAAAGCCGCTACAACGAGGCCAATGCCATCGGCCACGGCCTGCAGCAGGTGGCCAGCGTGGCCGAAGTCTCCATCGAAGCCCTGCTGGAAGCCGGGTATTCCTCGCTGGAAAAGCTGCGGGAAGCCACGGACGAGGAGCTTGCCGATAAACTGACCATTTCTGCCGGGCGTATTGCGGACCTGCGTTCGGCCATCAATTTCCTTGCTCCGGTGGTGGAAAAGGATCCCGAATCCTCCGCTGTGGAGCTGCTGAAGGTCGATGACGCCGGAGCGTCCGCAGAAACGTCCCATGACGACAAGTAG
- a CDS encoding ribosome maturation factor RimP codes for MSQNPVTEAVVRLAAPVVRSLGLVIWGVEVVQGGRMIVRLFVDVPSDGRNPHHVAGQDAEADVSAAPLSASIEQCEEISRHLGLALEVEDVVPQAYVLEVSTPGFNRLFFRTEQMRPYVGDMIEARMTAAWQPEGAPAPRRTWKGLLRAVEGEAFVLEPASLTPEGEVLPEALPAVRIPWERTRRVARVHIFRTPAKPGRTGRQTPRKPAAPAAEKPARPRRPRKNEALDDDVASAIQ; via the coding sequence ATGAGCCAGAATCCTGTTACGGAAGCCGTTGTCCGGCTTGCGGCACCTGTGGTGCGCTCCCTGGGGCTTGTGATCTGGGGCGTGGAAGTCGTGCAGGGCGGGCGCATGATCGTCCGCCTTTTTGTGGATGTGCCGTCCGACGGTCGCAATCCCCACCATGTGGCCGGGCAGGACGCGGAAGCGGATGTCTCCGCTGCGCCGCTGTCGGCCAGCATTGAACAGTGCGAGGAAATTTCCCGCCACCTGGGCCTGGCGCTGGAGGTGGAGGATGTGGTGCCTCAGGCCTATGTGCTGGAAGTGTCCACCCCCGGTTTCAACCGGCTGTTCTTCCGGACGGAGCAGATGCGGCCCTACGTGGGCGACATGATCGAGGCCCGCATGACCGCCGCCTGGCAGCCCGAAGGCGCCCCTGCGCCCCGGCGGACCTGGAAGGGCCTGCTGCGGGCCGTGGAGGGGGAAGCCTTTGTGCTGGAGCCGGCCAGCCTGACCCCGGAAGGCGAGGTGCTGCCCGAGGCCCTGCCCGCCGTGCGCATTCCGTGGGAACGCACCCGGCGCGTGGCGCGGGTCCATATTTTCCGCACCCCGGCAAAACCCGGCAGGACCGGCCGCCAGACCCCGCGCAAGCCGGCCGCTCCGGCTGCCGAAAAGCCCGCCAGACCCCGGCGCCCCCGCAAGAACGAGGCCCTGGACGATGACGTGGCATCGGCCATCCAGTAA
- a CDS encoding flavin reductase family protein, whose amino-acid sequence MQRHHFGPRTLTYPMPALLIGSYDAEGRANIMTAAWGGICCSTPPCMAVSVRHERWTHKAILERRAFTVNVPSTALVAQTDLAGMVSGAVMDKFAVTGLTAVRSTLVDAPYVAQCPLVLECELIQTLDLGSHTQMVGKILDVSALESCMDGDQPDISRVDPLVYDGASRRYYGLGREVAQAYAAGRIYLDDKDKN is encoded by the coding sequence ATGCAGCGTCATCATTTTGGTCCCCGTACCTTGACCTATCCCATGCCTGCTCTGCTCATCGGCTCCTATGATGCCGAAGGCCGGGCCAACATCATGACGGCCGCCTGGGGCGGCATATGTTGTTCCACCCCGCCCTGCATGGCCGTTTCCGTGCGGCACGAACGCTGGACGCACAAGGCCATTCTGGAACGCCGGGCCTTTACCGTGAACGTGCCCTCCACCGCGCTGGTGGCGCAGACCGACCTGGCCGGCATGGTCAGCGGTGCGGTCATGGACAAATTTGCGGTCACGGGCCTGACGGCCGTGCGCAGCACGCTGGTGGATGCGCCTTATGTGGCCCAGTGCCCGCTGGTGCTGGAATGCGAGCTGATCCAGACCCTTGACCTGGGCAGCCATACGCAGATGGTGGGCAAGATTCTTGACGTGAGCGCGCTGGAATCCTGCATGGACGGCGACCAGCCGGATATTTCCAGGGTGGACCCCCTGGTCTATGACGGCGCCAGCCGGCGATATTACGGTCTGGGCCGGGAGGTGGCGCAGGCCTATGCCGCAGGCCGCATCTATCTGGACGACAAGGATAAAAACTAA
- a CDS encoding MFS transporter, with amino-acid sequence MIMTAARERSLVSLSLLCFALADVRDGLGPFLGVYLQQCGWTPDAIGYAMTLGGLVAVGSAPLLGALTDATRHKRLCMAVVVLGLVLAAGSVFLHPVPWLVGMSQLGQGVMGAAVAPLLSGLTLGMVGQAGLPARLGRNEAWNHAGNATSAVLGGLVGWFCGLAGVFLVMAGMGVLALLAVRGMDPACIDHNVARGLEAEPQGHAAHEVRTEGCLASSFRLLLGNRALFCVGLILLFFHLGNAAMLPLLGQSAVARFDVNPAVYTACTVVLAQLVMVGAALWTARLAARRGYGPALFCALLVLPVRGCIAGFWHSPWSIVPVQLLDGMGAGVLGVVTPGVVAVLLRGSGHVNLGLGMVMTMQGIGAAFSTTWGGLFAQYAGYSAAFLALAAAPCVALLCLLRGLRRLPALRRALARQGGGNPSGEAAARPLDSARPD; translated from the coding sequence ATGATCATGACAGCAGCCAGGGAGCGTTCTCTCGTCAGCCTGTCCCTGCTCTGTTTTGCGCTGGCCGATGTGCGGGACGGCCTGGGGCCGTTTCTGGGGGTGTATCTGCAACAGTGCGGCTGGACGCCCGATGCCATCGGCTATGCCATGACCCTGGGCGGTCTGGTGGCCGTGGGGTCCGCGCCCCTGCTGGGCGCCCTGACCGATGCCACACGGCACAAGCGGCTGTGCATGGCCGTGGTGGTGCTGGGCCTTGTGCTGGCGGCCGGCAGCGTGTTTCTGCATCCGGTGCCGTGGCTGGTGGGCATGAGCCAGCTGGGGCAGGGCGTCATGGGCGCCGCGGTGGCCCCCCTGCTCAGCGGGCTGACCCTGGGCATGGTGGGCCAGGCCGGGCTGCCGGCCCGCCTGGGACGCAACGAGGCCTGGAACCATGCCGGCAATGCCACCAGCGCCGTGCTGGGCGGCCTGGTAGGCTGGTTCTGCGGACTGGCCGGGGTGTTTCTGGTCATGGCCGGCATGGGCGTGCTGGCCCTGCTGGCCGTGCGGGGCATGGACCCGGCCTGCATTGATCACAATGTGGCCCGCGGGCTGGAAGCGGAGCCGCAGGGCCATGCCGCCCACGAGGTCCGCACGGAAGGGTGCCTGGCCTCGTCCTTCAGGCTGCTGCTGGGCAACCGGGCCTTGTTCTGCGTGGGCCTTATTCTGCTGTTTTTTCATCTGGGCAATGCGGCCATGCTGCCCCTGCTGGGGCAGTCCGCCGTGGCCCGTTTTGACGTGAATCCCGCTGTCTATACGGCCTGCACGGTGGTGCTGGCCCAGCTTGTCATGGTGGGGGCCGCCCTCTGGACGGCCCGGCTGGCTGCCCGGCGCGGTTATGGCCCGGCCCTGTTCTGCGCCCTGCTGGTCCTGCCCGTGCGGGGCTGCATTGCGGGTTTCTGGCACAGCCCGTGGAGCATTGTGCCCGTCCAGCTGCTGGACGGCATGGGCGCCGGTGTGCTGGGCGTGGTGACGCCCGGCGTGGTGGCCGTGCTGCTGCGCGGCAGCGGGCACGTGAACTTGGGGCTGGGCATGGTCATGACCATGCAGGGCATAGGCGCGGCATTCAGCACCACCTGGGGCGGCCTCTTTGCCCAGTATGCGGGCTACAGCGCGGCCTTTCTGGCACTGGCGGCCGCGCCCTGCGTGGCCCTGCTCTGCCTGCTGCGAGGGCTGCGCCGCCTGCCTGCCCTGCGGCGTGCCCTGGCCCGGCAGGGGGGTGGCAATCCTTCGGGAGAGGCGGCGGCAAGGCCGCTGGACAGTGCCCGGCCTGACTGA
- a CDS encoding AzlC family ABC transporter permease — MPSSSPLAAGIRRALPIVLGYVPVGFAFGVLAVKNNIPPSLAVLMSVLHFAGSGQFVTAGLWGAGAGALSIIVAVFVVNLRHLLMSAALAPYLAPLRRWQRFLFGCELTDETFGVHIGAFQKGWQLSAVTLFSCNITAHSAWVGGTALGVFCGELVTDVRPLGLDYALTAMFLALLVPQCTSRLHVVTALLAGILSLGLKVAGVGQWNVVIATVLAACAGTWLLTRRQTVREAATEEEA; from the coding sequence ATGCCGTCTTCATCGCCCCTTGCGGCGGGCATCCGCCGTGCCCTGCCCATCGTTCTCGGTTACGTGCCCGTAGGTTTCGCCTTTGGCGTGCTGGCCGTCAAGAACAACATTCCGCCCTCGCTGGCGGTGCTCATGTCCGTGCTGCACTTTGCCGGTTCCGGCCAGTTTGTGACAGCGGGACTGTGGGGGGCGGGAGCCGGTGCCCTGTCCATTATCGTGGCCGTCTTTGTGGTCAATCTGCGGCATCTGCTCATGTCCGCGGCGCTGGCGCCCTATCTGGCACCCCTGCGGCGCTGGCAGCGCTTTCTCTTTGGCTGCGAACTGACGGACGAAACCTTCGGCGTGCACATCGGCGCCTTTCAGAAAGGCTGGCAGCTTTCGGCGGTTACCCTGTTTTCCTGCAATATCACGGCGCACAGTGCCTGGGTGGGCGGGACGGCCCTGGGGGTCTTCTGTGGTGAACTGGTGACCGATGTCCGGCCGCTGGGCCTGGACTATGCCCTAACCGCCATGTTTCTGGCCCTGCTGGTGCCGCAGTGTACCAGCCGTCTGCACGTGGTCACGGCCCTGCTGGCGGGCATCCTGTCGCTGGGCCTCAAGGTGGCCGGTGTGGGCCAGTGGAATGTGGTCATTGCCACGGTGCTGGCCGCCTGTGCCGGCACCTGGCTGCTCACACGCCGCCAGACGGTCCGGGAGGCCGCCACGGAGGAAGAGGCATGA
- a CDS encoding AzlD domain-containing protein, with amino-acid sequence MNWLTQNAELLWCIAGCMLVTLIPRIVPVMFLKTEKLPPLLRHWLSFVPVSVMAALLSAQIFFYEDRFNPGPSNLYLVAAIPSLLVAWKTRSFFGTILFAMLFVAGMRYFGWY; translated from the coding sequence ATGAACTGGCTCACCCAGAACGCCGAACTGCTCTGGTGCATCGCGGGCTGCATGCTGGTCACGCTCATTCCCCGCATTGTGCCGGTCATGTTTCTGAAAACCGAAAAGCTGCCCCCCCTGCTGCGGCACTGGCTGTCCTTTGTGCCGGTTTCGGTCATGGCCGCCCTGCTGTCTGCGCAGATATTCTTTTATGAGGACAGGTTCAATCCCGGTCCGTCCAATCTCTACCTGGTGGCGGCCATTCCTTCCCTGCTGGTGGCCTGGAAGACCAGGAGCTTCTTCGGCACCATTCTCTTTGCCATGCTCTTTGTGGCGGGCATGCGCTATTTCGGCTGGTACTGA
- a CDS encoding DUF4911 domain-containing protein, with protein MRLPACHTALFRFLLEARENLAYFTVLDRREALLKVVFSPHMRPMVLLALEDMQRSLPLEILHLPAAAGKDAAGDDTGMPR; from the coding sequence GTGCGCCTGCCCGCCTGCCATACGGCCCTGTTCCGCTTTTTGCTGGAAGCCCGGGAAAACCTGGCCTACTTCACGGTGCTGGACAGACGGGAGGCCCTGCTCAAGGTCGTCTTTTCCCCGCACATGCGTCCCATGGTGCTGCTGGCCCTGGAGGACATGCAGCGCAGCCTTCCGCTGGAAATCCTGCACCTGCCCGCTGCGGCCGGGAAGGACGCTGCCGGGGACGATACCGGCATGCCACGCTGA
- a CDS encoding histidinol-phosphatase, with protein MIRADIHMHTCISHGQATVEEMYQAACQTGLDYVGFSEHSPLPEGFFCRLYREDFAASFPGYCQEVLALKQRETTGPQVLLGTELDWIPSNMPYMRQLLAAHPFDYVIGSLHYLDEMSVGYNANWNCSEEEAFARFTYYYRVMAHMARSGLVHIASHPDFIKLHCFDLFNYWLWQPGSREVIGETLAVLRQCGVVMEVSSAGLRQKFCEPYPGPMIMDMAAREGVLISLASDAHRPQEVAYAFDELARYARSYGYRESAIFIGGQRTMLPF; from the coding sequence ATGATTCGCGCCGACATCCATATGCACACCTGCATTTCCCACGGGCAGGCCACGGTGGAGGAAATGTATCAGGCAGCCTGCCAGACCGGGCTGGACTATGTGGGCTTTTCCGAGCATTCCCCGCTGCCGGAGGGCTTTTTCTGCCGCCTGTACCGCGAGGACTTTGCCGCCAGCTTTCCCGGCTACTGCCAGGAGGTGCTGGCGCTGAAGCAGCGGGAGACGACCGGTCCGCAGGTGCTGCTGGGGACGGAATTGGACTGGATTCCCTCCAATATGCCCTATATGCGGCAGCTGCTGGCGGCTCATCCCTTTGATTACGTCATCGGTTCGCTGCACTATCTGGACGAGATGTCCGTGGGCTACAATGCCAACTGGAACTGCTCCGAGGAAGAAGCCTTTGCCCGTTTTACGTATTATTACCGGGTCATGGCCCATATGGCCCGTTCAGGGCTGGTGCACATCGCCTCGCATCCTGACTTCATCAAGCTGCATTGTTTTGACCTGTTCAATTACTGGTTGTGGCAGCCCGGCAGCCGGGAGGTCATCGGCGAGACCCTGGCGGTCCTGCGTCAGTGCGGTGTGGTCATGGAAGTCTCTTCCGCCGGCCTGCGGCAGAAATTTTGTGAACCCTATCCGGGTCCCATGATCATGGACATGGCCGCACGGGAGGGTGTCCTCATCTCGCTGGCATCCGATGCCCACCGTCCCCAGGAGGTGGCCTATGCCTTTGACGAGCTGGCCCGCTACGCCCGCAGCTACGGCTATCGGGAAAGTGCCATTTTCATCGGCGGCCAGCGGACCATGCTGCCGTTCTAG
- a CDS encoding bifunctional riboflavin kinase/FAD synthetase, producing MDPRSSSSRRESGLTIGNFDGVHRGHQALIGRTVEVCRGAGLRCCVLTFWPHPRAVLGSGQAPPPLTDRTERRRRILALGVDEVLELEFTPDLACTAPEDFVRQQLMPLHLRALVIGHDFSLGRGRSGDPDVLRQLGRRYSFGVEQLDPVMLDGDIISSSRIRRCVAEGNVAAAARLLGCWHSCRGPVIHGDGRGTGLGFPTANMGLPDTLVPAPGVYATLARPEDGQRVWPAVTNIGRKPTFDGTSMSIESFLLDAHADLYGRTLRLDFVERLRDERRFASVEDLTRQISLDVSRARVILDWAVRRGVAPAN from the coding sequence ATGGATCCGCGTTCTTCGTCATCCCGCAGGGAGTCGGGCCTGACCATCGGCAATTTCGACGGCGTGCACCGGGGGCATCAGGCCCTCATCGGGCGCACGGTGGAAGTGTGCCGGGGGGCCGGACTGCGCTGCTGCGTCCTGACGTTCTGGCCCCATCCCCGTGCCGTGCTGGGCAGCGGACAGGCCCCGCCCCCTCTGACGGATCGCACGGAGCGCCGGCGCCGCATCCTGGCGCTGGGGGTGGATGAGGTGCTGGAGCTGGAATTCACGCCGGACCTGGCCTGCACCGCCCCGGAGGACTTTGTGCGGCAGCAGCTCATGCCGCTGCACCTGCGGGCGCTGGTCATCGGGCATGATTTTTCCCTGGGGCGCGGTCGCAGCGGAGACCCCGATGTCCTGCGCCAGCTGGGGCGGCGGTACAGCTTTGGCGTGGAGCAGCTGGACCCGGTGATGCTGGATGGCGACATCATCAGCTCGTCCCGCATCCGGCGCTGCGTGGCCGAAGGCAATGTGGCCGCCGCGGCGCGCCTGCTGGGCTGCTGGCACAGCTGCCGCGGTCCGGTCATTCACGGCGACGGCCGCGGGACTGGCCTGGGCTTTCCCACGGCCAATATGGGCCTGCCGGATACGCTGGTGCCGGCGCCGGGGGTGTATGCCACCCTGGCCAGGCCGGAAGATGGCCAGCGGGTGTGGCCGGCCGTGACCAATATCGGCCGCAAGCCCACCTTTGACGGTACCAGCATGAGTATTGAAAGTTTTCTGCTGGACGCGCATGCCGACCTGTACGGCCGCACCCTGCGTCTGGATTTTGTGGAACGCCTGCGCGATGAGCGCCGCTTTGCCTCCGTGGAGGACCTGACCCGCCAGATCAGTCTGGATGTGTCCCGTGCCCGCGTCATTCTGGACTGGGCGGTGCGCCGCGGCGTTGCCCCTGCAAACTGA